The following coding sequences lie in one Mycobacterium sp. Z3061 genomic window:
- a CDS encoding LuxR family transcriptional regulator encodes MSEFLPTRTVTLLLADAERSAPLWENVPETRAGDREDVRDLVSDIIATHGGAGPVRPDAEDSSADSFLAVFARATDALACAIDLQQAPLAPIQLRVAVHTGEVHLEGPGIYTGPAVDRAARLRDLAHGGQVVVSGTTHDLVADHLPEDVWLADLGAHQLRDLPRPERVAQLCHPDLRIEFPPLQGSKNAAAQNFPAQLTRFVGRAAQINDVRKFLADNRLVTLAGTGGVGKTRLAAQIAAQAAPEFGGGVWFVDLAPVSRPEVVPVAVLRALGLPDQPGRSAIDTLVRFLGERDALVVLDNCEHLTDACAALVRGLLGQCLHLTILATSRAPIGVPGELTWRVPSLSLSDEAIELFIDRARLARPDFSVTPSDVAAVQDICGRLDGLPLGIELAAAAVRVMSLSEILDGLRNRFRLLTEGGPARRRHTLGASVDWSHALLTEPERMLFRRLAVFSGGFDHEAARTVCADADLAPHQVFDQLALLVDKSLVLAESSAERTRFRMLETVRHYAMERLRESGEADALRARHRDHYGRMAAALDSPTDGAHQRRIEQVETEIDNLRTAFAHCCDHRELEPALELTSALQPLWLTRGRIQEGLAWFDAVLTDRSAPSGVSPVVRGRALADRAALDASRSVHDNLEQAQQAVAIARDIKDPALLARALTSCGAISSYSADSARPYLSEAIGIARDLGDRWRLTQILTWQAYGAFYAGDPIAGYAASQEGRDLAEEIGDQFHARSCRWTLGLAQMMKGALAEAITQFREVTADADAAHDVLFRWGSRLALCNALAFRGDTTAATAAAKASLAAAADLWPHNQGFSYAVLATAAVAAGDVVGAAAASEAAQELLSVQGELAGANTNPMAEVALARGDLITAGRWADQEVAASSGWHLARALTTRARIAIAKHEPDQAERDAHKALACSAEHGAHLAVPDILECLGRLAADGLGHRDAARLLAAANQIRLDLGCVRFKVYDADYHSILAQLREALGDSVFDEAWREGEGLSLDEAVAYVRRGRGERKRPASGWAALTPTERDVVRLVAEGLANNEIAARLFVSRRTVQTHLTHVYAKLGISSRVQLAHEGVSHG; translated from the coding sequence GTGAGCGAATTCCTGCCGACGAGAACAGTGACCCTGTTGCTCGCCGATGCCGAGCGCTCGGCACCGTTATGGGAAAACGTGCCCGAGACGAGGGCGGGCGACCGGGAAGACGTCCGCGACCTCGTGTCGGACATCATTGCCACGCACGGCGGAGCCGGTCCGGTCAGACCGGACGCCGAAGACAGCAGCGCCGACTCTTTCCTGGCCGTTTTCGCCCGGGCCACCGACGCACTCGCGTGCGCGATCGATTTGCAGCAGGCCCCGTTGGCCCCGATCCAGTTAAGAGTCGCGGTGCACACCGGCGAGGTACATCTCGAAGGCCCGGGCATCTACACGGGACCCGCCGTCGACCGGGCGGCGCGGCTGCGCGATCTGGCACACGGCGGCCAGGTGGTGGTCTCGGGCACCACCCACGACCTTGTTGCCGACCACCTCCCCGAGGACGTCTGGCTGGCCGACCTCGGCGCCCATCAGTTGCGCGACCTGCCCCGCCCCGAACGCGTGGCGCAGCTGTGCCACCCCGACCTGCGGATCGAGTTCCCACCCTTGCAGGGGTCCAAAAACGCTGCAGCACAGAATTTCCCGGCGCAGTTGACCCGCTTTGTCGGCCGCGCTGCCCAGATCAACGACGTACGCAAGTTCCTTGCCGACAATCGGCTGGTCACCCTGGCGGGTACCGGTGGCGTGGGAAAGACCCGCCTGGCGGCGCAGATCGCCGCACAAGCGGCACCCGAGTTCGGCGGCGGCGTGTGGTTCGTCGATCTGGCGCCGGTGAGCCGGCCCGAGGTGGTGCCGGTGGCGGTGTTGCGTGCCCTGGGATTGCCCGACCAGCCGGGCCGTTCGGCGATCGACACGCTGGTGCGGTTCCTCGGCGAGCGGGACGCGCTGGTGGTTCTGGACAATTGCGAGCACCTGACCGATGCCTGCGCCGCACTGGTCCGCGGGCTGTTGGGCCAGTGCCTGCACCTGACCATCTTGGCCACCAGCCGGGCACCCATCGGGGTTCCCGGAGAGCTGACCTGGAGGGTGCCGTCCCTGTCGCTCTCCGACGAAGCGATCGAGCTGTTCATCGACCGCGCCCGCCTGGCCCGGCCGGACTTCAGCGTCACCCCCTCCGACGTGGCAGCGGTGCAGGATATCTGTGGGCGGCTCGACGGCCTGCCGTTGGGAATCGAGCTTGCGGCGGCGGCCGTGCGGGTGATGTCGCTCAGCGAGATTCTCGACGGGCTGCGCAACCGCTTCCGGCTTCTGACCGAAGGCGGGCCGGCACGGCGCCGTCACACTTTGGGCGCATCGGTCGACTGGTCACACGCTCTGCTGACCGAACCCGAGCGAATGTTGTTCCGCCGCTTGGCCGTATTCAGCGGAGGCTTCGACCACGAAGCCGCGCGCACGGTGTGCGCCGACGCAGATCTGGCGCCGCATCAGGTTTTCGATCAGCTCGCCCTGTTGGTTGATAAATCACTGGTGCTGGCCGAAAGCTCAGCGGAGCGGACACGCTTCCGGATGCTGGAGACGGTGCGGCACTACGCGATGGAAAGGCTGCGCGAATCCGGTGAGGCCGATGCGTTGCGCGCACGCCACCGCGACCACTACGGGCGGATGGCCGCCGCGTTGGACAGCCCCACCGACGGTGCCCACCAGCGCCGGATCGAACAGGTGGAGACCGAGATCGACAATCTCCGGACAGCGTTCGCACATTGCTGCGACCACCGCGAACTCGAGCCCGCGCTGGAACTCACTTCGGCGCTGCAGCCGCTCTGGCTGACGCGGGGGCGCATCCAGGAAGGGCTGGCGTGGTTCGACGCGGTGCTCACCGACCGCAGCGCGCCGTCCGGAGTCTCACCGGTGGTGCGCGGACGGGCGCTGGCTGACAGAGCCGCCTTGGACGCGTCGCGCAGCGTTCATGACAACCTCGAGCAGGCACAGCAGGCGGTGGCCATCGCCCGCGACATCAAGGATCCGGCGCTGCTGGCCCGCGCGCTCACCTCGTGCGGCGCGATCAGTTCCTACAGCGCCGACTCGGCCCGCCCGTACCTGTCCGAGGCGATCGGCATCGCCCGCGATCTCGGCGACCGGTGGCGCTTGACGCAGATACTCACGTGGCAGGCCTACGGCGCGTTCTACGCCGGTGACCCGATCGCCGGCTACGCGGCTTCCCAGGAGGGGCGAGACCTCGCCGAGGAGATCGGCGATCAGTTCCACGCCCGCTCGTGCCGGTGGACGCTGGGTCTGGCGCAGATGATGAAAGGCGCTCTTGCCGAAGCGATCACGCAATTCCGCGAAGTCACCGCCGATGCCGATGCGGCGCACGACGTGCTGTTCCGGTGGGGCAGCCGGCTCGCGCTGTGCAACGCTCTGGCGTTCCGCGGTGACACAACAGCAGCCACCGCCGCCGCCAAGGCATCCCTGGCAGCCGCGGCGGACCTCTGGCCACACAATCAGGGATTCAGCTATGCAGTCCTGGCAACCGCCGCCGTGGCCGCCGGCGATGTCGTGGGCGCGGCCGCGGCCAGCGAGGCGGCCCAGGAACTGCTCAGCGTGCAGGGCGAACTGGCCGGCGCCAATACCAACCCGATGGCCGAAGTGGCCCTGGCGCGCGGCGATCTCATCACTGCGGGCCGCTGGGCCGACCAGGAGGTCGCGGCGTCGTCGGGTTGGCATCTGGCGCGGGCACTAACGACGCGCGCCCGCATCGCGATCGCCAAGCACGAGCCGGATCAGGCCGAACGGGATGCCCACAAAGCACTCGCCTGCTCCGCCGAACACGGCGCGCACCTGGCCGTGCCGGACATCCTCGAATGCCTGGGCCGGCTGGCCGCGGACGGCCTGGGCCACCGGGATGCGGCACGACTGTTGGCCGCGGCCAACCAGATTCGCCTGGACCTCGGTTGCGTCCGGTTCAAGGTCTACGACGCCGACTACCACAGCATCCTCGCGCAATTACGGGAAGCTCTGGGCGACAGCGTATTTGACGAAGCGTGGCGGGAAGGCGAAGGCCTGTCCCTCGACGAGGCCGTCGCCTACGTGCGGCGCGGACGCGGTGAACGCAAGCGCCCGGCCAGCGGCTGGGCGGCACTGACTCCAACCGAGCGCGATGTCGTCCGGCTCGTCGCGGAGGGCCTGGCCAACAACGAAATCGCGGCCCGGCTGTTCGTTTCCCGGCGGACGGTGCAAACCCACCTCACGCACGTATACGCCAAGCTCGGTATCAGTTCCAGGGTGCAACTCGCCCATGAAGGTGTCTCCCACGGCTGA
- a CDS encoding PPE domain-containing protein, which translates to MNFAVLPPEINSARMYLGAGPGPTLAAATAWDALAGELDVAARSFAAVASGLTGEVWQGPAAAAMAGSAAPYLGWLSEAAAQAQGTAGQARAAASAFEAALAATVHPAMVAATRNHIVSLVVSNLFGQNAPAIAAAEATYEDMWAQDVAAMAGYHGGASAAVAQLAPLQQTLPGLPGLAQIQAVLGNLGGQNVGGGNHGNGNVGNGNFGDANLGSGNSGNGNVGNGNRGNQNVGSGNSGFNNTGAGNSGQGNIGSGNLGNGNFGNGNLGSSNVGNGNRGDANMGLGNRGSNNVGLANTGNHNFGFGNTGNNNIGFGLTGDNQVGIGALNSGVGNIGFGNSGTGNIGFFNSGTGNVGIFNSGNHSFGLENSGSFNTGLSNAGQGNTGALNAGFNNFGLGNAGANNMGLGNGGSQNLGYGNAGFQNTGSMNAGSLNTGDFNAGDINTGWANAGRSNTGGFDSGNLNTGFGSVITPVGVKSSGFGTSGLDSSGFFNTGGDTSGFMNTGLAFESGFGNSGNGNNVGINNHGSFLAGIANTGFDNIGIGNSNVFNSGIGNSGNDDSGFFNKGDAKSGLFN; encoded by the coding sequence ATGAATTTCGCGGTGTTGCCGCCGGAGATCAATTCGGCGCGGATGTATCTGGGTGCGGGGCCGGGACCCACGTTGGCGGCAGCGACGGCATGGGACGCGCTGGCCGGTGAACTCGACGTGGCGGCGCGCTCCTTCGCGGCGGTGGCGTCGGGGCTGACGGGGGAGGTATGGCAGGGTCCGGCAGCGGCCGCCATGGCCGGTTCGGCCGCCCCGTATCTGGGGTGGCTGTCGGAAGCGGCGGCCCAGGCTCAGGGCACCGCCGGTCAGGCGCGGGCCGCGGCGTCGGCGTTCGAGGCGGCGCTGGCCGCCACGGTCCATCCCGCAATGGTCGCGGCTACTCGCAATCACATTGTTTCGCTTGTGGTTTCGAATCTGTTCGGCCAGAACGCACCGGCGATCGCTGCCGCTGAGGCCACCTACGAGGACATGTGGGCTCAGGATGTGGCTGCGATGGCCGGCTATCACGGCGGGGCTTCGGCGGCAGTCGCGCAGCTTGCACCGCTGCAGCAGACGCTGCCGGGCCTGCCCGGTCTGGCGCAGATACAGGCGGTGCTCGGCAACCTCGGCGGCCAGAACGTCGGCGGCGGCAACCACGGCAACGGCAACGTGGGCAACGGCAACTTCGGTGACGCCAACCTCGGCAGCGGCAACTCCGGCAACGGCAACGTCGGCAACGGCAACCGGGGCAACCAGAACGTAGGCAGCGGCAACTCGGGCTTCAACAACACCGGAGCAGGAAACTCGGGCCAGGGCAACATCGGTAGCGGCAACCTCGGCAACGGCAACTTCGGTAACGGCAACCTCGGCAGCTCCAACGTCGGCAACGGCAACCGCGGCGACGCCAACATGGGCCTGGGCAATCGCGGCAGTAACAACGTCGGGCTGGCCAACACCGGCAACCACAACTTCGGCTTCGGCAACACCGGCAACAACAACATCGGCTTCGGCCTCACCGGGGACAACCAGGTGGGCATCGGTGCGCTGAACTCGGGCGTCGGCAATATCGGTTTCGGCAATTCGGGCACCGGCAACATCGGCTTCTTCAACTCGGGCACCGGCAACGTCGGCATCTTCAACTCCGGCAACCACAGCTTCGGCCTGGAGAACTCGGGCAGCTTCAACACAGGGCTCAGTAACGCGGGCCAGGGGAATACCGGCGCGCTGAATGCCGGATTCAACAACTTCGGGCTCGGCAATGCCGGTGCGAACAACATGGGCTTGGGGAACGGCGGCTCGCAGAACCTGGGCTACGGAAATGCCGGCTTCCAGAACACCGGAAGCATGAACGCCGGCTCGCTGAATACCGGTGATTTCAATGCCGGTGACATCAACACCGGATGGGCCAATGCCGGCCGCAGCAATACCGGAGGCTTCGACTCGGGCAACCTCAACACCGGTTTCGGCAGTGTCATCACGCCGGTCGGGGTCAAGAGCTCCGGCTTCGGCACCAGCGGCCTGGACTCATCGGGGTTCTTCAACACCGGCGGCGATACGTCAGGGTTCATGAACACCGGCCTGGCGTTCGAATCCGGCTTCGGAAACTCCGGCAACGGCAACAACGTCGGCATCAACAATCACGGAAGCTTCCTGGCGGGCATCGCAAATACCGGCTTCGACAACATCGGCATCGGAAATTCGAACGTCTTCAATTCCGGTATCGGCAACTCCGGCAACGACGACTCCGGATTCTTCAACAAGGGCGACGCGAAGTCGGGTCTCTTCAATTAA
- a CDS encoding PE family protein gives MSYVIAVPELLQSAADDLAGLRASLTEAVAAAAGPTTAIATAAQDEISDAVATMFASFGADFQAAHARAHAFGEHFAGSLNGAGVAYASAESSSYRTLFANTATNLQALENAVAANPAPFLRQFASNQLEFAQAVFGQQIGYAQTVSTALVNAAQDFGAGVSALPAALQAATQQLAAGDVTGAVRGVATGFGNLFLTGLSASQDPTTLLINITPTGTLGDLLPILRLPGQMAQNLTDMLPSGSVPAQISQHLTNVINTLTDTSQTLDLVTGDLHVGLPLVLGLEAIGPVVTTANAFCDSANAVLGALQTGNVLSAGAALLDTPAAVLDGFLNGQATLPLSVTLGDLTTTTNVPLGGILAPARTASLTLEIFGTTGTIPLFGTAFGGILPGLLTFLPEQLAEAIGGLPALP, from the coding sequence ATGTCGTATGTGATCGCGGTGCCCGAACTGCTGCAAAGTGCAGCCGACGATCTGGCGGGCCTTCGTGCCTCGCTGACCGAGGCTGTCGCTGCCGCGGCCGGCCCGACCACCGCGATCGCTACCGCGGCTCAGGACGAGATATCGGATGCGGTCGCGACGATGTTCGCCAGTTTCGGCGCGGACTTCCAAGCCGCTCATGCCCGAGCGCACGCGTTTGGCGAGCATTTCGCCGGGTCGCTGAACGGCGCGGGCGTCGCTTATGCGAGCGCCGAGTCATCCTCTTATCGAACACTTTTCGCGAATACGGCCACCAACCTGCAAGCGCTGGAGAATGCCGTCGCGGCGAATCCGGCGCCGTTCCTCCGCCAGTTCGCCAGCAATCAACTCGAGTTCGCGCAGGCCGTCTTTGGTCAGCAAATCGGTTATGCACAAACGGTTTCCACCGCACTCGTCAACGCCGCTCAAGATTTCGGCGCAGGTGTGAGTGCGCTTCCCGCCGCGTTGCAGGCCGCCACGCAGCAGCTCGCTGCGGGCGATGTCACGGGCGCGGTCCGCGGCGTCGCGACCGGATTCGGAAACCTGTTCCTGACGGGTCTATCCGCCAGCCAGGACCCGACGACCCTGCTCATCAACATCACACCGACCGGCACGCTGGGCGACCTTTTGCCGATCCTGCGCCTGCCCGGGCAGATGGCGCAGAATCTCACCGATATGCTCCCTTCCGGTTCGGTTCCCGCTCAGATCTCGCAACACCTCACCAACGTGATCAACACCCTGACCGACACCTCGCAGACCTTGGACCTGGTCACCGGCGACCTGCATGTGGGCCTGCCATTGGTCCTCGGCCTGGAAGCGATAGGCCCGGTCGTCACCACCGCCAACGCGTTCTGCGACAGCGCGAACGCCGTGCTCGGTGCGCTGCAGACCGGCAATGTGTTGAGCGCCGGCGCGGCGCTGCTCGACACCCCCGCAGCCGTGCTGGACGGATTCCTCAACGGCCAAGCGACGCTGCCGCTTTCGGTGACGCTGGGAGACCTGACGACGACGACCAACGTGCCACTCGGCGGGATCCTGGCCCCCGCGCGGACGGCGTCGCTCACACTCGAGATCTTCGGCACGACGGGGACCATCCCGCTTTTCGGTACAGCCTTCGGCGGCATCCTGCCGGGTCTGCTGACCTTCCTGCCCGAACAGCTTGCGGAGGCGATCGGTGGCTTGCCGGCACTGCCTTGA
- a CDS encoding FAD-dependent oxidoreductase: protein MTDVDYCVVGAGFAGLTAALRLKQAGHSVALLEARDRVGGRTFTVTRDDGVWVDRGGAWIGPGQDRIYALMQEFGVPEYKQHNDGDAMMIVGGKKRRYGGKLPWTMSPWAVANLGIGLMSIEQMCKTIPREAPWEAEEAAEWDRMSIGDWLERNVMSKPAREMLDMVLGGTYTSTSAEVSLLWMLLQMSSAGGPTFVISGKGGSQDARPVGGMGAIYRPMVAALGDALHLSRPVRTIIQDTDGVTVQSDGFSVRAYRAIVAIPMAIADSIVYEPALPADRAFLNQRMPSGAVIKTSLIYDKPFWRADGLSGQSAAPGTAATLTIDACTDTGSPGIMCAITEGPAARRLTDLSESDRRAAIIGELIDRFGELARTPTEYHEQNWSLERYSGGGMISHTPTGVLTEYGHALRAPCGRVHWAGTESSAVMCGWIDGAIRSGERAAAEVVAAQT, encoded by the coding sequence ATGACGGATGTCGATTATTGCGTGGTCGGAGCCGGATTCGCGGGACTGACGGCCGCACTGCGCCTGAAGCAGGCCGGTCACTCAGTGGCGCTCCTGGAGGCTCGCGACCGCGTGGGTGGGCGCACGTTCACCGTGACCCGCGACGACGGGGTGTGGGTCGACCGCGGCGGGGCATGGATCGGACCGGGCCAGGACCGGATCTATGCGCTGATGCAGGAATTCGGCGTGCCGGAGTACAAGCAGCACAACGACGGTGACGCCATGATGATCGTCGGCGGCAAGAAGCGCCGCTACGGCGGCAAGCTGCCGTGGACGATGAGTCCGTGGGCGGTCGCCAACCTGGGCATCGGCCTGATGAGCATCGAGCAGATGTGCAAGACGATCCCGCGCGAAGCCCCCTGGGAGGCCGAAGAGGCCGCGGAGTGGGACCGAATGAGTATCGGGGACTGGCTCGAGCGCAACGTGATGTCCAAACCGGCGCGCGAGATGCTGGACATGGTGCTGGGCGGCACCTACACGTCGACGTCGGCGGAAGTGTCGCTGTTGTGGATGTTGCTGCAGATGTCCTCGGCCGGTGGACCCACGTTCGTCATCTCAGGCAAAGGCGGCTCTCAGGACGCCCGCCCGGTCGGTGGGATGGGCGCCATCTACCGCCCGATGGTCGCCGCGTTGGGCGACGCACTGCACTTGTCGCGGCCGGTTCGCACCATCATCCAGGACACCGACGGCGTCACGGTCCAGTCAGACGGGTTCTCGGTGCGCGCCTACCGGGCCATCGTGGCGATCCCGATGGCGATCGCCGATTCGATCGTCTACGAGCCCGCACTGCCGGCGGACCGGGCGTTTCTCAATCAGCGCATGCCGAGCGGCGCCGTCATCAAGACCTCGCTGATCTACGACAAACCGTTCTGGCGCGCCGACGGATTGTCCGGTCAGTCGGCCGCACCCGGGACCGCCGCCACGCTGACCATCGACGCGTGCACCGACACCGGCAGCCCGGGGATCATGTGCGCCATCACCGAGGGGCCCGCCGCCCGCCGGTTGACCGACCTCAGCGAGTCCGACCGCCGGGCAGCCATCATCGGCGAACTCATCGACAGGTTCGGCGAATTGGCGCGCACACCAACGGAATACCACGAACAGAACTGGTCGCTCGAGCGTTATTCCGGCGGTGGGATGATCAGCCACACACCGACCGGTGTTCTCACCGAGTACGGTCACGCACTGCGCGCACCCTGCGGCAGGGTGCACTGGGCGGGCACCGAGAGTTCAGCCGTCATGTGCGGCTGGATCGACGGCGCGATCCGCTCCGGTGAGCGCGCCGCCGCCGAAGTGGTTGCAGCGCAGACTTAG
- a CDS encoding PPE family protein, SVP subgroup, whose translation MILDFAWLPPEINSSRIFSGAGPGPLHAAAAAWDGLAADLASSAQSFSSVISGLTGGPWSGPAAASMAAAALPYQDWMTLAAGQADAAAGLARTAASAFEGALTATVHPAVVTANRVSLMTLIATNFLGFNTPAIAANEFDYAEMWAQDVAAMVGYHGGATAVAASLTPFAVPPVDLAGLAANIGAQFTGLATTASAAISPALQSVTGAAPGLVAGVQSAASALPIQSIASVAQLGAMPASMMIGPLMQAGQSATAGTAGLAGATTGVADATKFVGDTTPAMKGLGGGAGLGAGMSGSLGQARMVGAMSVPPTWVGSAPKGMASSAMHGVPTPASMQASMPTGGGMPMMPMPMGAGAGGAGAGMPGGMMGRGGASPHVTQNRPSVIPRTGVG comes from the coding sequence ATGATTTTAGACTTTGCGTGGTTGCCTCCGGAGATCAACTCTTCGAGGATTTTCAGCGGGGCCGGACCAGGTCCGCTGCATGCGGCGGCGGCAGCCTGGGACGGATTGGCGGCGGATCTGGCGTCCTCGGCCCAGTCGTTCAGCTCAGTGATCTCCGGTCTGACGGGCGGGCCGTGGTCGGGCCCGGCGGCGGCATCCATGGCCGCTGCGGCGCTGCCGTACCAGGACTGGATGACGCTGGCCGCGGGTCAGGCGGACGCGGCGGCGGGGCTGGCGCGCACGGCGGCGTCGGCGTTCGAAGGGGCGTTGACGGCGACGGTGCACCCGGCGGTGGTGACGGCGAACCGGGTGTCGTTGATGACGTTGATCGCAACGAATTTCCTGGGCTTCAACACGCCGGCGATCGCGGCCAATGAGTTCGATTACGCGGAGATGTGGGCGCAGGATGTGGCGGCTATGGTCGGTTACCACGGTGGTGCGACGGCGGTGGCCGCGAGTCTGACCCCGTTCGCTGTACCGCCGGTTGACCTTGCCGGCCTGGCTGCCAATATCGGTGCGCAGTTCACCGGCCTGGCGACCACGGCGTCGGCCGCGATCAGCCCGGCTCTGCAAAGTGTCACCGGAGCGGCGCCGGGGCTGGTGGCCGGTGTGCAATCGGCGGCTTCGGCGTTGCCGATCCAGTCGATCGCGTCGGTGGCCCAGCTGGGCGCGATGCCGGCCAGCATGATGATCGGTCCACTGATGCAGGCGGGACAATCGGCGACCGCCGGCACCGCCGGATTGGCCGGCGCCACAACCGGTGTGGCCGATGCGACCAAATTCGTCGGCGACACCACTCCGGCGATGAAGGGACTCGGCGGAGGCGCGGGCCTGGGGGCGGGCATGTCCGGCAGCCTGGGCCAGGCGCGCATGGTCGGGGCGATGTCGGTGCCGCCGACGTGGGTGGGGTCAGCACCGAAAGGCATGGCCAGCTCGGCGATGCACGGGGTGCCCACCCCCGCCTCGATGCAGGCCTCGATGCCAACCGGGGGCGGGATGCCGATGATGCCGATGCCGATGGGGGCCGGGGCCGGTGGTGCGGGCGCTGGAATGCCGGGCGGGATGATGGGCCGCGGCGGCGCGAGTCCGCACGTGACGCAGAACCGGCCCAGCGTGATTCCGCGTACCGGGGTCGGCTAA
- the prpD gene encoding 2-methylcitrate dehydratase PrpD gives MRLHNVRARRSAEHFPRGEHLAWKIAEVAADPVAVPAETESMVINRIIDNAAVSAASVIRRPPTTARVQALAHPRPAGAKVFGVVGDYSPEWAAWANGVAVRELDFHDTFLAADYAHPGDNIPPLMAVAQHLRVSGADLVRGVATAYEIQIALVKGICLHEHKIDHVAHLGPAAAAGLGTMLRLDRDTIYSAIGQALHLTTATRQSRKGLISSWKAFAPAWAGKVAIEAVDRAMRGEPAPAPIWEGEDGVIAWLLAGPEHTYQVPLPEAGEAKRAILESYTKEHSAEYQSQALIDLARRMRGKIGDLDQVASVVLHTSHHTHNVIGTGSNDPQKFDPDASRETLDHSVMYIFAVALQDGTWHHERSYAPERSHRPDTVALWRKISTVEDPEWTRRYHSPDPAQKAFGARAEIRLRSGALIVDEIAVADAHPLGERPFDREQYLAKFTALADGVIDDAEQRRFLSVVANLPQMTAGMLGALNPLVDPSVLDNAPAVPPGIFG, from the coding sequence GTGCGCCTTCATAACGTTCGTGCCCGACGCAGCGCCGAACATTTTCCCCGCGGTGAGCACCTCGCGTGGAAGATCGCCGAGGTAGCCGCGGACCCGGTGGCGGTGCCCGCCGAAACCGAATCCATGGTGATCAACCGGATCATCGACAACGCGGCGGTATCGGCGGCTTCGGTGATCCGGCGGCCCCCGACCACTGCGCGCGTCCAGGCTCTCGCTCACCCGCGTCCGGCCGGCGCGAAAGTGTTCGGCGTCGTGGGCGACTACTCACCGGAATGGGCAGCCTGGGCCAATGGCGTCGCTGTGCGCGAACTGGACTTTCACGACACGTTCCTGGCAGCCGACTATGCCCACCCCGGCGACAACATCCCGCCCCTGATGGCCGTCGCTCAACATCTTCGGGTGAGCGGCGCGGATCTGGTCCGCGGCGTGGCCACCGCGTACGAGATACAGATCGCCCTGGTGAAGGGAATCTGCCTGCACGAGCACAAGATTGACCATGTTGCGCACCTGGGTCCGGCGGCGGCCGCGGGCCTGGGAACCATGCTGCGGCTCGACCGGGACACCATCTACTCGGCGATCGGTCAGGCCTTGCACCTGACGACCGCCACCAGGCAATCACGCAAAGGACTGATCTCGAGCTGGAAGGCCTTCGCGCCCGCATGGGCCGGCAAGGTCGCCATCGAGGCGGTGGACCGTGCCATGCGTGGCGAACCGGCACCCGCCCCGATCTGGGAGGGCGAGGACGGAGTGATCGCATGGCTACTGGCCGGCCCGGAGCACACCTATCAGGTGCCGCTTCCCGAAGCGGGCGAGGCCAAGCGCGCCATCCTGGAGAGCTACACCAAGGAACACTCCGCTGAGTACCAGAGCCAGGCGTTGATCGATCTGGCCCGCCGGATGCGCGGCAAGATCGGTGATCTGGATCAGGTCGCGTCCGTGGTGCTCCACACCAGTCACCACACGCACAACGTGATCGGGACCGGGTCCAATGACCCGCAGAAGTTCGACCCGGATGCCTCGCGCGAAACGCTGGACCACTCGGTGATGTACATTTTCGCCGTCGCGTTGCAGGACGGAACCTGGCACCACGAACGGTCTTACGCGCCGGAGCGGTCGCACCGCCCCGACACCGTCGCATTGTGGCGCAAGATCTCCACCGTCGAAGATCCCGAATGGACCAGGCGCTACCACTCCCCCGACCCGGCGCAGAAGGCATTCGGCGCCCGTGCCGAGATCAGGTTGCGGAGTGGCGCGTTGATCGTCGACGAGATCGCCGTCGCCGATGCACATCCGTTGGGAGAACGGCCCTTTGATCGAGAGCAGTACCTGGCGAAGTTCACCGCGCTGGCCGACGGCGTGATCGATGACGCTGAACAGCGCCGGTTTCTGTCGGTAGTGGCGAATCTCCCGCAAATGACCGCCGGCATGCTCGGCGCGCTCAACCCACTCGTGGATCCGTCCGTGCTGGACAATGCGCCCGCAGTTCCGCCCGGTATCTTCGGATAA